From one Drosophila subpulchrella strain 33 F10 #4 breed RU33 chromosome 3L, RU_Dsub_v1.1 Primary Assembly, whole genome shotgun sequence genomic stretch:
- the LOC119554022 gene encoding protein FRG1 homolog — protein sequence MSDYDHARIKKLVLKGEKHKKSKKRKKEKDEAGSSKKPKVVVDEDAVEHGGWWAAKTAADITGTVSIEFSDRCYLKAMDNGLFTLGAPHNAGDGPDPEEIFTVFLINDRKVAFKSGYGKYLKIEKDGMVTGRSEAVGSMEQWEPVFEENRMALLSETGHFMSIDPEDDACVALRKKVGQYEICKVRSNAARDVVIDTEPKEEKGDLGEVEKNYVKKFQKFQDKKMRINQNDVKELEDAKAQGSLHETLLDRRSKMKADRYCK from the exons ATGTCTGATTACGATCATGCACGCATcaagaaattagttttaaaggGCGAAAAACATAA GAAAAGCAAAAAACGAAAGAAGGAAAAGGATGAGGCGGGATCTTCCAAAAAGCCCAAGGTGGTGGTGGACGAGGATGCAGTGGAGCACGGTGGATGGTGGGCAGCAAAGACAGCTGCCGACATAACGGGAACAGTGTCTATTGAGTTCAGCGATAGATGTTACCTGAAAGCCATGGATAATGG tCTTTTTACTTTGGGAGCACCTCATAACGCTGGCGATGGCCCAGATCCAGAAGAGATTTTCACCGTGTTTCTCATTAATGACCGTAAGGTAGCCTTTAAATCTGGCTATGGCAAGTATTTGAAAATCGAAAAAGATGGCATGGTAACTGGGCGATCCGAAGCTGTGGGTAGTATGGAACAGTGGGAGCCAGTTTTCGAG GAAAATCGAATGGCCCTGCTTTCGGAAACCGGACACTTTATGTCCATCGATCCCGAAGACGACGCCTGTGTTGCATTGCGTAAAAAGGTAGGACAATATGAGATCTGTAAAGTGCGGAGTAACGCCGCCAGGGATGTTGTCATCGATACGGAGCCCAAGGAAGAAAAGGGGGACTTGGGCGAAGTTGAAAAGAATTACGT AAAAAAGTTCCAAAAGTTTCAAGACAAGAAAATGAGGATTAATCAAAACGATGTAAAAGAACTCGAAGATGCCAAGGCTCAGGGATCCCTGCATGAAACCCTTTTAGACAGACGCAGTAAAATGAAGGCCGATCGGTATTGCAAGTAA
- the LOC119552862 gene encoding serine/arginine repetitive matrix protein 2 yields MSQATGGSAAGMEDQAPGNLAKPPEDLQDIDTNSLEPGEVVTPPHLHPGSPAIKKQLSKDLMISKTLRKMPGGTLEQARIENGSSGTPKAQPDEADDSEGLYSDSDSSGEDLKNLEDVQKARKEKQEEAEAAAHPQAPPTPFLGINPLRFHMRAPCFDFPRMGFMPRMARGGPMTRGMRPPFFGRPPMQNRMGAPMMGGSPNQGPPPGAYGPQNPPGPGDNNNSGRAKRPQSDVVWTALQPPVSFVFNLVTECSNSKHENCRSKAKPATQNSTEAPSETKDKTTEQLNEIDRSRGKTREKSPHRDADRGKTRERTQERNQNRGKTRERSKERDLSRGKTSEKSKDRDLGRGKAREKSRDRDSTRWKNRNRSQERNQDRAKKRKRSKEKEQTGSESGTIAIDRSRGKTKDRSRERDPTRPKTPESSQAGDQSRGQTMDIEQTRAKSRKRSRSRERRREKSKEKLGEKENSRDLSTEKLNDKTKVHRDKSKVESLDKYNETHEEAPNKKHRGKSKEKLRKRSKEKSPRKIQDKTTEKKSDVKQNKDLKEKPSERKKTTLPEQLVETLDERSKDKQRKRSGEKLTAKCLKESGIDKSRDHSREKSKERHVEKRSDLSNAKKFGTPREKDRSRRAATPHDSSYKNALENDHSSRKKCEPSSSWEDREGTPPTTPPHIHIPLTPTGEIQKPKGFDIFADSPPRLNTAVTAPAVPIERSTTPPLKATPVSIPIAQISKPDKLAPLLKASEIHSRIGALLEDSDLHLDALLATKEQLFRRTNEYKERKEAPKEIKIEPLSKSRDRRSGGEKAEVDHHKNQSRHINPFKRESVLSVKKSSSRPSSKERRLQRNDSGNEENWDKELERERNQSHDNHQSESQPRRSDEYKKLNIKIEKDLTPPPQQTSFTVTTIKTERNSTPPRKAEREVLVRNGAVAANAPPPANEQESPDTDDYIDNWENDDSMASMPKNAPPATPTPTPNPIVSLNATSLPPPAAQFNGDDEDSNALWNANSTPPPRAKVGNLASSNIHEIYDKFMNSIKMSNEDLEPDILETSKNSSLSNSAADDSSSGTETSSTSSSSSESEEDSSSDNEDDNENSSDGESLVTSGNSITSQDDTSGKEQQQKKNNVSKDLRKLKSLEDNLARIQMMRENYDAGDEISEELLKMESLFLMQRNAIMDKYRKQELKNNSSEDQQPIDDQENVQKQVEAQQSAFPVNNIFNANREAIKLTISPLKLTRKPAIFDKDEPEQPEPSKLAEEPPKALLQKPPKEIAIVKPTIVKSRSKSRTLRSPPPPTGNRRRSRSRSISRNRTRRRGSRVRSRSPSPRRWRPPSPRRGSRYAKRIGGVTVGGTKIGRSRSRSLTRSRTRSRSPNRRRRALPIIGNRKRSSLSPIPPKMAGPRSPPPPRLRHSLSRDRERERERDRFSRSRSPLPFKPPSPPMRRSWSKTRSPTRRRSFSRSRSRSISPRSHSLGDESFVNYFEENQGMEAAAYYYNMSLMQQENQDTMGEGYDAYAAYMDSAYNMEQAYAQYSEDYSNSYGDYMGEVSSSPQPPGSVLRELPMAPMEPMESNVPIAPMAPMPPIVPVSSVMTVAVQKGNVLEIVPSGEDITEAEDTPLPAAIEEPMEDNSKPKRKSVNFVDNVLPTYESDNEDRAFVGMAVERALRKYQERRAQAAAKLQQIRDELLALPAPPPPLTPKPANLEKAVLVQKKPKFRYFHFDPLKGAIVKSHARMLRSPNRPPFDPKHFAMLMKTGRLPQMPPGFLRLRPPIIPAHVDAATRAVMLKEFFSKHPPPPLPMPMPLPDGMPYYLSGPPPMPSGAVLSPVPINVLPQPIPVLDGSGYQGYPQSVAMVPSPVPVPVPVPLPVPVPVPSNPTPPPAMIPPYFTPPPLPELPTLPELPSQFTVNSVPTITEIMPVDILQKLGPLPKTLDVDDGGTASPEEASNDLKESETKPAEQPVVDIQPQLLVETQ; encoded by the exons ATGTCGCAAGCAACTGGAGGATCAGCCGCCGGAATGGAGGACCAAGCACCTGGCAATCTGGCAAAGCCACCGGAGGATCTCCAGGACATTGACACCAATAGTCTAGAGCCGGGCGAAGTTGTGACCCCGCCCCATCTTCATCCGGGGAGTCCTGCCATTAAGAAGCAACTTTCCAAGGACCTGATGATCAGCAAAACGTTGCGAAAGATGCCAGGTGGTACTTTGGAACAGGCTCGCATCGAGAACGGCTCTTCGGGAACACCGAAAGCACAACCGGATGAGGCGGATGATAGCGAAGGTCTGTATTCGGATTCGGACTCCTCGGGGGAGGACCTAAAGAATCTGGAGGATGTGCAAAAGGCCAGGAAGGAGAAACAGGAGGAGGCTGAAGCCGCTGCCCATCCTCAAGCGCCACCCACGCCCTTTTTGGGCATTAATCCCTTAAGATTTCACATGAGAGCTCCTTGCTTTGACTTCCCCCGCATGGGTTTTATGCCCCGGATGGCCAGGGGAGGACCTATGACCAGGGGCATGAGACCGCCCTTCTTTGGTCGCCCGCCCATGCAAAATCGTATGGGAGCACCCATGATGGGTGGTTCACCAAACCAAGGACCTCCGCCGGGAGCTTATGGACCGCAGAATCCTCCAGGTCCAGGAGATAACAACAACTCAGGACGTGCAAAACGACCCCAATCGGATGTAGT ATGGACAGCCTTGCAGCCGCCAGTGTCTTTTGTCTTCAATCTGGTCACCGAGTGCTCGAACTCAAAGCACGAAAATTGTAGGAGTAAAGCGAAACCTGCCACACAGAATTCCACTGAAGCCCCCAGCGAAACGAAGGACAAGACCACTGAgcaattaaatgaaattgatCGATCCAGGGGCAAGACCAGAGAAAAATCCCCACACAGAGATGCCGATAGAGGAAAAACAAGAGAAAGAACACAGGAAAGAAATCAAAATCGAGGAAAAACTAGGGAGCGGTCAAAAGAAAGGGATTTATCCAGAGGAAAAACTAGTGAAAAATCCAAGGACCGGGACTTAGGTAGAGGGAAAGCTAGAGAAAAGTCAAGGGATAGAGATTCAACTCGATGGAAAAATAGGAATCGATCACAAGAAAGAAATCAAGACAGGGCAAAAAAGAGAAAACGATCGAAGGAAAAAGAACAAACTGGAAGTGAATCTGGGACCATCGCAATAGATCGATCTAGAGGAAAAACAAAGGACCGATCTAGGGAGAGAGATCCAACTAGGCCGAAAACACCTGAAAGCTCACAAGCGGGAGATCAAAGCAGAGGACAGACAATGGACATAGAACAGACCAGGGCGAAATCAAGGAAAAGGTCCAGATCCAGAGAGAGGCGTCGAGAAAAATCCAAGGAAAAGCTTGGCGAAAAGGAGAACAGCAGAGACTTATCCACGGAAAAACTGAATGATAAAACGAAAGTGCACAGGGATAAATCTAAGGTTGAATCGCTGGACAAGTATAACGAAACGCACGAGGAGGCCCCAAATAAAAAGCACAGGGGAAAATCCAAGGAAAAACTCAGAAAACGATCAAAAGAAAAATCCCCGCGAAAAATTCAAGATAAGACAACGGAAAAAAAATCTGATGTCAAACAAAACAAagatttaaaagaaaaacccTCTGAACGTAAAAAAACCACACTGCCGGAACAATTAGTCGAAACACTAGACGAACGTTCAAAGGATAAGCAAAGAAAGCGATCTGGAGAGAAATTAACAGCAAAATGCTTAAAAGAAAGCGGTATAGACAAATCTAGGGATCATTCGAGGGAAAAGTCTAAGGAAAGACATGTAGAAAAACGCAGCGATCTGTCGAATGCGAAGAAGTTTGGAACTCCCAGGGAAAAGGATAGATCGAGAAGAGCAGCAACGCCGCATGATTCCTCCTACAAAAATGCCTTAGAAAACGATCACAGCTCCAGAAAAAAGTGCGAGCCATCTTCGTCATGGGAGGACAGAGAAGGAACTCCCCCAACGACGCCGCCACATATTCATATCCCTCTGACTCCAACTGGCGAAATCCAGAAGCCGAAGGGTTTCGATATATTTGCCGATTCTCCGCCAAGATTAAACACTGCCGTTACAGCTCCAGCTGTACCTATCGAAAGGAGTACTACGCCGCCATTAAAGGCGACCCCCGTTTCCATTCCTATTGCTCAAATTTCCAAACCCGACAAATTGGCTCCTCTGCTCAAGGCCAGCGAGATTCACAGTAGGATTGGGGCCCTGCTCGAGGACAGTGATTTGCATTTGGATGCCCTTTTGGCTACGAAGGAACAGTTGTTCCGTCGCACCAATGAATACAAGGAGAGGAAAGAGGCGcccaaagaaattaaaatagaaCCTCTGTCTAAAAGCAGGGACAGGAGATCCGGTGGTGAAAAGGCAGAGGTTGATCATCACAAAAACCAATCCAGACATATAAATCCGTTCAAGCGTGAATCAGTATTAAGCGTGAAGAAATCTTCCTCGCGTCCTTCAAGCAAGGAGAGGCGTCTTCAGCGAAACGACAGTGGCAATGAAGAGAATTGGGACAAAGAATTAGAACGAGAAAGAAATCAATCACATGACAATCATCAAAGTGAATCGCAACCAAGACGCAGTGACGAGTACAAAAAACTCAACATTAAGATTGAAAAGGATCTTACTCCCCCGCCTCAACAAACGTCCTTTACTGTAACCACCATTAAAACCGAACGCAATTCCACGCCCCCACGAAAGGCGGAACGGGAAGTGCTGGTAAGAAATGGTGCTGTAGCTGCCAATGCTCCTCCACCAGCAAACGAGCAGGAAAGTCCCGATACAGATGACTACATTGACAACTGGGAAAACGACGATTCAATGGCCAGTATGCCGAAGAACGCCCCACCCGCTACTCCGACTCCAACTCCAAATCCCATTGTTTCTCTAAATGCTACCTCTTTGCCTCCACCAGCTGCCCAATTTAACGGCGACGATGAGGATTCGAATGCCTTGTGGAACGCCAACAGCACACCTCCTCCTCGAGCCAAAGTTGGGAACCTGGCCTCGAGCAATATCCATGAGATATATGACAAGTTCATGAATAGTATTAAGATGTCCAACGAGGATTTGGAGCCAGATATTCTGGAGACCTCCAAGAACAGTTCCTTGAGTAATTCCGCTGCCGATGATAGTTCTTCGGGCACTGAGACTTCATCAACAAGTAGCAGTAGTAGCGAATCCGAGGAGGATTCCAGTTCAGACAACGAAGACGATAATGAGAATTCTTCGGATGGGGAATCCCTCGTAACATCAGGTAATTCTATAACGAGTCAAGATGATACATCTGGCAAGGaacagcagcaaaaaaagAACAATGTTAGCAAAGATTTGCGCAAACTTAAAAGCCTCGAAGACAATCTGGCCAGAATTCAGATGATGCGTGAGAACTACGACGCTGGCGATGAGATCTCTGAGGAACTACTCAAAATGGAATCCCTATTTCTGATGCAGCGCAATGCCATCATGGATAAGTATCGCAAGCAGGAACTGAAGAACAATTCAAGTGAAGATCAACAGCCAATAGATGATCAAGAAAACGTTCAGAAACAAGTGGAGGCTCAGCAGTCAGCCTTTCCCGTAAACAACATCTTTAATGCCAATCGTGAGGCCATCAAACTGACCATCTCCCCTCTGAAACTCACAAGAAAACCGGCAATTTTCGACAAGGATGAACCAGAGCAACCGGAACCATCCAAGCTTGCCGAGGAGCCTCCTAAAGCACTGCTGCAAAAGCCACCGAAAGAGATAGCCATTGTGAAACCCACCATTGTAAAATCCCGATCGAAATCTAGGACACTAAGGAGTCCACCGCCCCCGACGGGAAATCGTCGAAGGTCTCGTTCACGTTCCATATCCAGAAATAGAACACGTCGTCGCGGCTCGAGGGTCAGGTCGCGTTCTCCGAGCCCCAGACGCTGGCGTCCTCCATCGCCAAGGAGAGGATCAAGATATGCTAAGAGAATCGGAGGAGTAACAGTCGGAGGAACTAAAATTGGAAGAAGTCGCAGCAGGAGTCTAACAAGGAGTCGAACGCGTAGTAGGAGTCCAAATAGACGAAGACGCGCGCTACCAATAATTGGAAATAGGAAACGTAGTTCGTTGTCTCCTATTCCACCTAAAATGGCTGGACCTCGGTCACCACCTCCTCCCCGCCTGCGTCACTCGTTAAGTCGAGATAGGGAGCGAGAACGGGAGCGGGATCGCTTCTCTCGCTCGCGTTCCCCGTTGCCTTTTAAACCACCTTCGCCGCCAATGCGACGCAGTTGGTCCAAAACCCGTTCACCAACCAGAAGGAGATCGTTCTCCAGGTCTCGATCCCGATCCATATCTCCAAGATCTCATTCGCTTGGAGACGAAAGCTTTGTTAACTATTTTGAGGAAAATCAGGGAATGGAAGCGGCTGCCTATTACTACAACATGTCATTGATGCAGCAGGAGAATCAGGATACAATGGGAGAGGGCTATGATGCGTATGCCGCCTACATGGACTCCGCCTACAACATGGAACAGGCCTATGCTCAGTACTCCGAAGATTATTCGAATTCGTATGGGGATTATATGGGTGAAGTGTCTTCGTCACCTCAGCCACCTGGATCAGTACTCAGGGAACTCCCTATGGCGCCGATGGAACCCATGGAATCCAATGTTCCTATAGCACCGATGGCTCCAATGCCACCAATAGTGCCTGTATCATCGGTAATGACGGTGGCTGTGCAAAAGGGAAACGTTTTGGAGATAGTACCATCCGGCGAGGACATAACGGAAGCGGAGGACACTCCGTTGCCAGCTGCAATAGAGGAACCAATGGAAGACAATAG taaACCTAAGCGAAAGAGCGTGAACTTTGTGGATAACGTGCTGCCCACCTACGAGAGCGATAACGAGGACCGCGCCTTTGTTGGAATGGCGGTCGAACGTGCCCTGCGAAAATATCAGGAGCGTCGCGCCCAAGCAGCTGCCAAGCTGCAACAGATTCGGGACGAGTTGCTTGCATTGCCTGCGCCACCGCCGCCTCTAACACCCAAGCCGGCCAATTTAGAAAAAGCCGTCTTGGTGCAAAAGAAGCCCAAGTTCCGGTACTTCCATTTTGATCCTCTCAAAGGAGCAATAGTAAAGTCGCATGCACGAATGCTACGTTCACCTAACCGCCCGCCATTCGATCCCAAGCATTTTGCCATGCTGATGAAGACCGGTCGCCTGCCTCAGATGCCGCCAGGGTTCCTGCGACTCCGGCCGCCAATTATTCCTGCGCATGTGGATGCTGCCACAAGGGCAGTAATGCTCAAGGAGTTCTTTAGCAAACATCCACCACCTCCACTGCCGATGCCCATGCCTTTGCCGGATGGAATGCCCTATTATCTGAGTGGACCACCTCCTATGCCAAGTGGAGCTGTACTTTCTCCTGTGCCTATTAATGTGCTGCCGCAGCCCATTCCCGTTTTGGATGGAAGTGGTTATCAGGGCTATCCTCAGTCGGTTGCCATGGTGCCATCGCCTGTTCCGGTTCCTGTACCCGTGCCGCTACCAGTGCCCGTGCCTGTTCCATCTAATCCTACGCCACCGCCTGCGATGATACCTCCTTATTTCACACCTCCACCTCTGCCTGAGCTGCCAACTCTACCCGAACTGCCGTCTCAATTCACTGTGAACTCGGTGCCCACCATTACGGAGATAATGCCGGTGGATATACTGCAGAAATTGGGACCGCTGCCGAAAACTTTAGACGTAGATGATGGGGGAACAGCCAGCCCGGAGGAAGCTAGCAACGATCTCAAGGAGTCTGAAACAAAGCCAGCCGAACAGCCAGTGGTGGACATTCAGCCGCAGCTCCTTGTGGAGACCCAGTAG
- the LOC119552863 gene encoding cytochrome P450 307a1, which yields MLLILAYSILAILLSVVVTSYIVITYGAKRRVILPVKNKNSSEQKQIVYEKLKQAPGPRPFPIIGNLHLLDRYRDNPFAGFTELSKQYGDIYSLTFGHTRCLVVNNLELIREVLNQNGKVMSGRPDFIRYHKLFGGERSNSLALCDWSQLQQKRRNLARRHCSPREYSSFYMKMSQIGCEEMELWNRELRNQLVPGEPIELKPLILKACGNMFSQYMCSLRFDYGDMEFQQIVQYFDEIFWEINQGHPLDFLPWLYPIYQRHLNKIINWSSTIRKFIMERIICHRELNIDLDEPDRDFTDALLKSLIEDKDVSRNTIIFMLEDFIGGHSAVGNLVMLVLAYIARNQDIEERIQEEIDAISSKENRQVTLMDMNDMPFTMATIFEVLRYSSSPIVPHVATEDTVISGYGVTKGTIVFINNYVLNTSENNWVNPKEFNPLRFLEKPNQERPNNFKGSDYDIENNKAKLQLRKNIPYFLPFSIGKRTCIGQNLVRGFGFLILVNIMQRYNISSHDLSTIKISPESLALPANCFSLVLTPRKNI from the coding sequence ATGCTGCTTATTTTGGCATACAGTATTTTGGCCATTTTATTGAGTGTTGTGGTCACGTCTTATATTGTTATTACTTATGGAGCCAAGCGACGAGTTATTCTGCcggttaaaaataaaaattcatctgaacaaaaacaaatagtttatgaaaaattaaaacaagctCCAGGACCACGACCTTTTCCCATCATTGGCAACCTACATCTGCTGGATCGTTATAGAGATAATCCCTTCGCTGGTTTTACGGAGTTATCCAAACAGTATGGAGACATTTACTCCCTGACTTTTGGACACACCCGCTGTTTGGTTGTGAATAATCTGGAGCTGATACGCGAGGTCTTGAACCAAAATGGGAAGGTAATGAGTGGACGCCCGGACTTTATACGATATCATAAGTTATTTGGAGGCGAGAGAAGCAATTCATTGGCCCTCTGCGATTGGTCTCAACTGCAGCAGAAAAGGAGGAATCTTGCCAGGCGGCACTGTTCGCCCAGGGAATACTCTTCTTTCTATATGAAAATGTCCCAAATTGGCTGCGAGGAAATGGAGCTTTGGAATCGTGAGCTAAGGAACCAACTGGTCCCTGGAGAACCCATTGAACTGAAGCCTCTGATCCTCAAGGCATGTGGAAACATGTTTAGTCAGTACATGTGTTCACTGAGATTTGACTACGGAGATATGGAGTTTCAACAGATTGTTCAGTACTTCGATGAGATTTTCTGGGAGATCAACCAGGGACATCCCCTGGACTTTCTTCCCTGGCTATATCCCATCTATCAACGTCATCTTAACAAAATCATCAACTGGTCCTCGACCATCAGGAAATTTATAATGGAGAGGATTATCTGCCACCGGGAGCTGAATATCGATTTGGATGAGCCAGATCGAGATTTTACAGATGCCTTACTTAAAAGTCTCATTGAGGACAAAGATGTTTCCAGGAACACGATCATCTTTATGTTGGAGGATTTCATCGGCGGACACTCGGCGGTCGGAAATCTTGTGATGCTAGTACTGGCCTATATAGCCAGGAATCAGGATATAGAAGAGAGAATCCAAGAGGAAATAGACGCCATATCATCGAAGGAAAATAGACAAGTTACCCTAATGGATATGAATGACATGCCTTTTACGATGGCCACAATTTTCGAAGTGCTACGATATTCATCCTCACCGATTGTTCCTCATGTTGCCACCGAGGACACAGTAATCTCTGGCTATGGAGTAACAAAGGGCACTATTGTGTTTATCAATAATTATGTGCTCAATACTAGCGAGAACAACTGGGTCAATCCTAAAGAATTTAATCCATTAAGATTTTTGGAAAAGCCAAATCAAGAAAGACCAAACAATTTCAAAGGTTCCGATTACGACATCGAGAACAACAAGGCGAAACTTCAACTAAGAAAGAATATTCCTTATTTCCTACCGTTCAGCATCGGAAAGCGGACTTGCATCGGCCAAAATTTGGTCAGAGGCTTCGGTTTTCTGATCCTGGTCAACATAATGCAGAGATATAATATCAGCAGTCACGATCTGTCTACGATCAAAATCAGTCCAGAGAGTTTGGCACTGCCCGCGAATTGTTTTTCATTGGTTTTGACACCCAGGAAAAACATCTAG
- the LOC119553465 gene encoding alkaline phosphatase, producing MVKICLILCFFALLFIQVRSDVADDQEQAQHPRLQSSRDFEALDEELDTRFWHDKAQSILADKLATHKKLNENRAKNVILFLGDGMSIHTIAATRAFMGDSNKQVYFETFPYLGLSKTYAVNERTPDSANTATAYLTGVKANYGTLGVNAKVQRGDCVSNSSNHVQSIGQWAQEAGKWAGVVTTARVTHASPGGVYAHVAEREWENDAEIISSNCSPDINTDVARQLVEWPVGQELRVILGGGRSNFRDQSQPDETGVPGLRTDGRDLVKDWQEIKKQQGAEGKYVWSLKGLRDTDISKTDYLLGLFDTSHMPYHGDRGRTHYENAIPSLSDMTEAAINLLSKNDEGYFLFVESGRIDMAHHATKAKKALEDTQEFAAAVELARKMTSEEDTLIVVTSDHSHTMSINGYPYRRQNILSLAPNVADDDLPFTILSYANGPGFIDTYSSEAGRIDLSHVDTTNEEFAFQATVPLSSETHGAEDVGVFASGPFEHLFTGNYEQSSIPAMMAYAANIGPFAKEKLNE from the exons ATGGTAAAAATTTGCCTGATCTTGTGCTTTTTCGCTCTCCTGTTCATTCAGGTTCGAAGTGATGTAGCCGACGATCAAGAACAAG CCCAACATCCCCGTCTGCAATCATCACGCGACTTCGAGGCCCTCGACGAGGAACTGGACACTCGGTTCTGGCACGACAAGGCCCAATCGATTCTGGCCGATAAGCTGGCCACCCATAAGAAACTGAACGAAAATCGTGCCAAGAACGTGATCCTATTTTTGGGCGATGGTATGTCAATCCATACGATAGCCGCAACACGTGCCTTTATGGGCGATAGTAACAAGCAGGTCTACTTCGAGACATTCCCCTACTTGGGTCTGTCCAAAACCTATGCTGTGAACGAACGTACTCCGGACTCGGCCAACACGGCTACGGCCTATTTAACGGGTGTCAAGGCCAACTACGGTACCCTTGGAGTCAATGCAAAGGTGCAAAGGGGCGATTGTGTGAGCAATTCGAGTAACCATGTCCAGAGCATTGGTCAGTGGGCCCAGGAGGCCGGAAAGTGGGCTGGTGTGGTGACCACCGCCCGAGTGACACATGCCTCGCCAGGCGGAGTTTATGCCCACGTTGCTGAAAGGGAATGGGAGAACGATGCTGAGATAATCAGCTCCAATTGCAGTCCCGATATCAACACGGACGTTGCCCGCCAGCTTGTCGAGTGGCCAGTGGGTCAGGAACTTCGCGTAATTCTGGGCGGTGGTCGGTCCAATTTCCGGGATCAATCACAGCCAGATGAGACCGGTGTTCCGGGCCTGCGAACCGATGGTCGTGATCTGGTCAAGGATTGGCAAGAGATCAAGAAACAACAGGGAGCGGAGGGCAAGTATGTCTGGTCGCTCAAGGGTCTCAGGGACACCGATATCAGCAAAACGGACTATCTTCTGGGTCTCTTTGACACATCTCACATGCCTTATCATGGGGATCGTGGTCGAACCCATTACGAAAATGCTATTCCATCCCTTTCGGACATGACAGAAGCAGCCATCAATTTGCTCAGCAAGAACGATGAGGGTTATTTCCTGTTTGTCGAGAGTGGTCGGATTGATATGGCTCATCACGCCACGAAGGCAAAGAAGGCTCTGGAGGATACCCAAGAATTCGCGGCAGCCGTGGAACTGGCTAGGAAAATGACCAGCGAGGAGGATACTCTGATCGTGGTGACTTCGGATCACTCACACACCATGTCTATCAATGGCTATCCG TACCGGCGTCAGAACATCCTTTCCCTGGCTCCCAACGTGGCTGATGATGACCTGCCCTTTACCATCCTGTCCTATGCCAACGGTCCTGGATTCATTGACACCTACAGCTCTGAGGCTGGACGCATTGATCTTTCCCATGTGGACACCACAAACGAGGAGTTCGCTTTCCAGGCCACGGTTCCTTTGAGTAGTGAGACCCATGGTGCCGAGGATGTGGGCGTCTTTGCATCTGGTCCCTTCGAGCATCTGTTCACTGGCAACTACGAGCAAAGCTCCATTCCCGCCATGATGGCCTATGCGGCCAACATCGGACCTTTTGCCAAGGAAAAACTTAATGAATAA